Within Sinorhizobium sp. RAC02, the genomic segment GCGGAAATCCGCAAGCTCGACCCCAAGCCCGGCACGCGCTACGAGACCAGCGCCTCGGAAGCCGTGGTGCCGGATATCCTCGTGCGCGCCGCGCCCGATGGCAGCTGGCATATCGAACTCAATGCCGACACCTTGCCGCGCGTGCTTGTCAACCGTGACTACTATGCCTCTGTCTCCAGCCGCACGCGCCGCGACAGCGAGGACCAGGGTTTTCTCAACGAGTGCCTGCAGACGGCCAACTGGCTGACGCGCAGCCTCGACCAGCGTGCCCGCACCATCATGAAGGTGGCGACCGAGATCGTGCGCCAGCAGGATGCCTTCCTGATGCACGGTGTCGACCACCTGCGGCCGCTGAACCTGAAGACGGTCGCCGAGGCGATCAAGATGCATGAATCGACGGTGAGCCGCGTCACCTCCAACAAGTTCATGCTGACACCGCGCGGCCTGTTCGAGCTCAAATATTTCTTCACGGTCTCGATCGGCTCGGCGGAGGGCGGCGATTCCCATTCGGCGGAATCCGTCCGCCACCGCATCCGTGCGATGATCGTGCAGGAGCAGCCGGATGCCGTGCTCTCGGACGACGATATCGTGGATATCCTGCGCAAGGGCGGCGTCGACCTCGCCCGCCGGACGGTCGCGAAGTACCGCGAAGCGATGAACATCCCCTCCTCCGTACAGCGGCGGCGGGAAAAACGGGCGCTCGCCAAGGCAGCCGCCTCCTGAAATAAAGCCGGGAGAACCGGCGTTTCAGACCGCCAAACATTAACAATGCCTGAATCCACTAATTGACTTCGCCACCGGGACGGGCTACTGCGCGCCCCTCTTCTGAAGAGAAGGCAGGCCGGAATTCCGGACATATCCCCGCTTTTCTTGCCGCATGTGACGGAAATTCCATCGCATGCGTAAAAGCTTGGAACGTGGAGAAGGTTGGAATAGACTGTTGCACGCAAATCACGAACGAGAGGAAACCTCCATGAGTGTGCGTGTATCCGGTAAACATATGGAAATCGGCGAAACTTTCCGTCAGCGCATTGAAGACCAGGTCGGAGAGGCCGTAACCAAATATTTTGACGGAGGATATTCGAGCCAGGTCACCGTGGAAAAAGCGGGATCGCGGTACAGCGCGGACTGCAAGATCCACCTGGATACGGGCATGGCCTTGCAGGCAAATGGCGAAGCAAACGACCCCTTGGTGGCCTTCCAATCGGCCTCCGAACGGATCGAGAAACGCCTGCGCCGGTACAAGCGCAAACTCAAGGCACACCACAACGGCAATGGTCACGATGCCTTTGCAGAAGTGGCCTACACGGTGATGGATTCGGTCCCCGACGAAGAGGATGAACTTCCCGAGGACTACGCACCGACCATCGTTGCGGAAAGCACGAAGAAACTGAGGACGATGTCCGTCGCAAGCGCCGTCATGGCGCTCGACATGACGGACGAGCCGGTTCTTCTCTTCCGCAGCGCCGGGTCGGAGCAGCTCAATATCGTCTACCGACGCAACGACGGCAATATTGGCTGGATCGACGCAGCCAATATCAAAGGCTGAGTGACGGGAGCGTGGTGCCGGAAACCGGCACCACGTTTCTTCAATCCCTTCACCCGCCTCACGAGGACAAAAGCATGGCATTGGCAGGTTTGCTGCAGCAAAGTGCGATTATTCCGGCGATGAAGGCCAATTCCAAGAAGCAGATGCTTCAGGAACTGGCGGCAAAAGCGGCGAAGCTCACCGGAATTCCGGAACGCGAGATTTTTGACGTCATTCTTCAGCGCGAACGGCTCGGTTCGACCGGTGTGGGCAATGGCATCGCCATCCCGCACGGCAAGCTGAAGGAGCTTTCACAGATCACCGGCCTCTTCGCGAGACTGGAGACCCCTGTGGACTTCGAGGCATTGGACGACCAGCCGGTCGACCTCGTCTTCCTGCTTCTGGCGCCGGAAGGCGCCGGTGCGGACCATTTGAAGGCTCTGTCACGCATCGCCCGCGTGCTGCGCGATCCATCGATGGTCGCGAAGCTGCGCGCCTCCGACAGCGAGAGCGCGATCTACGCCTGCCTCAGCGAGGAGCAGGCGTCGAACGCGGCCTGACCATTTCGAATACGCATGAAAAAACCGGCGGTTTTGCGACCGCCGGTTTTTCTTTTTCATTCGATTGAGGATCAGGCCTGTGCAGCACTTGCCTCGCCGGCGGGAGCCTTCGGGCCGCCCTTCGACACGCCGACCATGGCGGGACGCAGCACGCGCTCGCCGATGACGAATCCGGCCTGCACGACCTGCACGACCGTGTTGTTGGCGACTTCCGGATTCGGCACTTCAAACATCGCCTGGTGGAAGTTCGGGTCGAACTTTTCGCCAACCGGATCGAGCTTGCGCACGCCGTGACGTTCGAGGGCGGCAAGCATGGAACGCTCGGTCATCTCGACACCTTCCGCCAGCGCCTTCAAGCCGGCATCGCCGCTTTCCAAGGCGTCGGCCGGAATGGCGTCCAGTGCACGGCGCAGGTTGTCGGACACGGCCAGCATGTCGCGCGCAAAACCGGCGACGGAATAGGACTTGGCGTCCTTCACATCACGCTCGGTGCGGCGACGCAGGTTGTCCATTTCCGCGGCGAGGCGGAGATACCGGTCCCTGAGATCGCTGTTTTCCGCGCGCAGAACGTCGATCGGATCCGGCTCGGCAGGGGCATCTACCTCGGCAGCCACGTCGTCCAGTGCGGACGTTTCTGCTGCAAAGCCGTTTTCCGCGCCTTCGTCAGGTCCATGTTTCTTGTTGTCGTCGGTCATGACGTACTCCGAATTGCATCTTTTAAGGGTTGGGCCCGATATCGAGCTTTGAACCCGAAAAATCAAGGGCTGATGGCTGGATTGCCAGAGTTCAGCGCGAAAGCCGCGACATGAGCTGGGCCGTATAGTCCACCATGGGCACGATACGGGAATAGTTGAGCCGGGTCGGCCCGATGACGCCGACGGCGCCGACGATCTTCTCGTCGCTGTCGCGGTAGGGCGCCACGATCAGCGAAGAACCGGAAAGCGAAAAGAGCTTGTTTTCCGAGCCGATGAAGATGCGCACGCCAGGGCCGGTCTCGGCGAGGTTCAAGAGCTCGATCAGGCTGTCCTTGCGCTCCAGGTCGTCGAACAGCATGCGCAGCCGATCGATATCCTCCGCCCCGGCAAGGCCTTCGAGCAGATTTGCCCGGCCGCGCACGATGAGCCGCGTCGGCTTCGCCGCATCGAAGCCGCCGGACCAGACCGCAAGCCCGCGCTCGACCAGATCCTGCGACAGCTTGTCGAGCTCGCCGCTGATTTCGCCGCGCAGGCGCTCCAGTTGGGCGCGCGCTTCAAACAGCGTGTTGCCGGCAAGATGGGCGTTGAGGAAGTTGGCCGCTTCCGTCAACTGCGAGCTGGTGACGCCGGCCGGCAGTTCGATGATGCGGTTTTCGATCTGGTCATGATCGCCGACCAGCACGACAAGCGCCTTGGTCGGCTCCAACCGGATGAACTCGACATGTTTCAAAATGGCGTCGTTCTTCGAGGTAATGACGAGGCCAGCGCCGCGCGACATACCGGACAGCGCCTGGCTCGCCTCGTTCATCATCGTCTCGACGGCGGTATGTTTCTGGCCGTGCGGGCGCACATGCCGCTCGATCGAGGCGCGGTCTTCCGCCGAAATGTTGCCGACCTGCATG encodes:
- the raiA gene encoding ribosome-associated translation inhibitor RaiA is translated as MSVRVSGKHMEIGETFRQRIEDQVGEAVTKYFDGGYSSQVTVEKAGSRYSADCKIHLDTGMALQANGEANDPLVAFQSASERIEKRLRRYKRKLKAHHNGNGHDAFAEVAYTVMDSVPDEEDELPEDYAPTIVAESTKKLRTMSVASAVMALDMTDEPVLLFRSAGSEQLNIVYRRNDGNIGWIDAANIKG
- the ptsN gene encoding PTS IIA-like nitrogen regulatory protein PtsN, which codes for MALAGLLQQSAIIPAMKANSKKQMLQELAAKAAKLTGIPEREIFDVILQRERLGSTGVGNGIAIPHGKLKELSQITGLFARLETPVDFEALDDQPVDLVFLLLAPEGAGADHLKALSRIARVLRDPSMVAKLRASDSESAIYACLSEEQASNAA
- the grpE gene encoding nucleotide exchange factor GrpE; the encoded protein is MTDDNKKHGPDEGAENGFAAETSALDDVAAEVDAPAEPDPIDVLRAENSDLRDRYLRLAAEMDNLRRRTERDVKDAKSYSVAGFARDMLAVSDNLRRALDAIPADALESGDAGLKALAEGVEMTERSMLAALERHGVRKLDPVGEKFDPNFHQAMFEVPNPEVANNTVVQVVQAGFVIGERVLRPAMVGVSKGGPKAPAGEASAAQA
- the hrcA gene encoding heat-inducible transcriptional repressor HrcA, producing the protein MVLKSPGPDSQAALDERSGEVFRRIVESYLESGEPLGSRNLSRILPMSLSPASVRNVMSDLEELGLIYSPHTSAGRLPTQLGLRFFVDAFMQVGNISAEDRASIERHVRPHGQKHTAVETMMNEASQALSGMSRGAGLVITSKNDAILKHVEFIRLEPTKALVVLVGDHDQIENRIIELPAGVTSSQLTEAANFLNAHLAGNTLFEARAQLERLRGEISGELDKLSQDLVERGLAVWSGGFDAAKPTRLIVRGRANLLEGLAGAEDIDRLRMLFDDLERKDSLIELLNLAETGPGVRIFIGSENKLFSLSGSSLIVAPYRDSDEKIVGAVGVIGPTRLNYSRIVPMVDYTAQLMSRLSR